The Nitrospirota bacterium nucleotide sequence CTCGCATTCTTTATAGAAAACCCTCCTGTTGCCACTGCCCCGAAGGAATGGCATAAGGCATCGTAAAGATCCATGCCACCTAAGAGTAAGAGTATTACTCCAAAGATTGTGATGGCTGTATATACATACCAGAGGGACTTGGCGGTATCTGCTATCCTGGGCCTTAACCTTTCAACCACTATCTCAGATACCTCTGCCTTAAAGAGTTGCATACCACCTGCGCCAAGCATGGGAAGGATTGCGAGAGATAAGACTATTATCCCCATCCCTGCCATCCAGTGGGTAAGACTTCTCCAGAGAAGTATTCCCTTTGGAAGGGCCTCTACATCAGTAAGTATAGATGCCCCTGTGGTTGTAAAGCCTGACATAGCTTCAAAATAGGCATCTGTGAAAGAAGGGATACTGCCTGAGAGGATAAAAGGTAGAGAACCAAAAAAAGATATAGCGAGCCAGCTTAAAGTCACGACAGCAAAACCATCCCTGTGCTTTATTTCCGTCCCCCTTTGCGCCCTTGTAAGAAAAGAAAGTATGATACCTGCAAACAAGGCTATAAGAAAGGATTCGCCTAAGGCTGTAAAGTCTTCCCCTCCGTATATTATAGAGACTGCAACAGGCAGGAGCATAAAGGTTGAGGCGATTATAATAACAATACCTACGAGGTTTAATACGAGGGGGATATTCATTGAAGGAGTTCTTCTACCTGCCTGACAGACTCCCTGAGGGTAAAAATAATCAGTTTATCTTCCTTGAATATTTTATCGCTCCCTGAGGGAATGACAATATCAGTATCCCTTATAATTGCCCCTATCAGGGATTTATCCGGGAGTTCTGCCTCAAGAAGGGTTTTCCCGTCAAGTACTGAGCCTGCCCTGACCCTTGCTTCGATTATCTCAGCCTTGTCCTCTGCTATAGCCGTAAGAGACAGTATGTCGCCCCTTCGGATATACCTTAAAATTGTGCCGGCAGTAATCAGGCGAGGGCTTAAAACTGCCTCAATTCCAAGGCTATTGGCAAGGGGAAGGTAGTCGGTTTTGTTTACTATGGTTATAACCTTTTTTGCTCCGAGGCTTTTTGCAAGAAGGGAAGACATTATATTAAGTTCTTCGTTGTTCGATATCGCTGCGAATGCATCCATGTCTGCAATATTCTCCTCTTCCAACAATTTCTGGTCTGAACCATCCCCATGGAGTATGACGCTCTTTTTCAGGGATTGACTTAGAAATTTGCACCTCTCGCTGTCCATCTCTATTATCTTAAGACTCACATCTCTTTCTTCCATTGCCTTTGCCACATAAAAGCCTATCCTTCCACCGCCGAGTATCATAATCCTTTTAGCAGGTTGTGTAGCACCACCAATGCTATTCGCGACTGTCTGGACATCCCCTTCCTTAACAGGCAGGAAGATTATATCGCCTTTTTTGATTATGCTATCCCCGGAAGGAATAATTACCTTTTCTCCCCGGTGTATTGCACCTATCAGGATTTTTGGTTTAGTTAGATCAAGGTTTTTAAGGGACTTTCCGATAAATTTTGATTCCGACGGAATCTTAAAACCAATAACCTTTATTTTCCCTGCCTCGAAGTCCTCCACGTCTGATGCAAATGGCACTTCAAATATCCTCAAAATCGCCTTTGCAGCTTCAAATTCCGGGCTTATCGCAGGGTTTATATCAAGGCTCTGAAGAAGGGTCTCATTGGCAAAGTACTCGGGATTTCTGATCCTCGCAACCTTTCTCGGTATCTTAAACATTGCCTTTGCAACAAGGCAGGCAATCATATTTGTCTCATCCATATCTGTTACTGCAAGGAGTATGTCTGCCTTCTCTGCACCGGCCTCTTTCAGCACAGACGGAGAACCGCCTTCCCCCTCAACCACTGCCACATCAAGGCCTTCGGATATCCTTTTCAGCTTATCCCTGGCCTTATCTACAACCACAACATCGATGTCTTCCTGGGTCAGAAATTTAGCTACCTGAAAGCCTACCTCTCCTGCACCCACTATAATTACACGCATGGGGAAATATTAGCATAAAACATCAAAGAAAAAGAGCTTAGAAAAATGTTATATTAAACTGTAGATGAAAGAGCCTACCGACCATCGATCTTTAGACAAATTCCGTGAAGAATGCGGGGTCTTCGGAGTCTATGGCCACCCTGAGGCCTCGAACCTTACGTATCTTGGACTATATGCCCTTCAACACAGGGGCCAGGAGGGTGCCGGGATTTGTTCTTCTGATGGAAGGCAACTGCACATTGAAAAATCCATGGGCCTTGTGGCTGATATCTTTACAGAAAAAAGACTGAGGCGCCTTCAAGGCCATGCTGCCATAGGCCATAACCGCTATTCAACCGCTGGCTCAAGCGTCCTGAAGAATGTCCAGCCCATAGTGGTAAATTTTGCCCTCGGCTCCCTTGCCATCGCCCACAATGGAAACCTCGTCAATGCCTTTGAACTAAAGAGAGACCTTGAGAGAGAAGGCGCCATATTTCAATCAACCTCAGACAGCGAGGTCATCGTTCACCTTATTGCCAATTCTAAGGAGAAGGGGCTCTACGAGCGCATTATAGACGCCTTCAGAAAACTTTATGGCTCTTTCAGCATCCTCATTATGACAGAAAACGAACTCATTGCCGTAAGGGACC carries:
- the trkA gene encoding Trk system potassium transporter TrkA encodes the protein MRVIIVGAGEVGFQVAKFLTQEDIDVVVVDKARDKLKRISEGLDVAVVEGEGGSPSVLKEAGAEKADILLAVTDMDETNMIACLVAKAMFKIPRKVARIRNPEYFANETLLQSLDINPAISPEFEAAKAILRIFEVPFASDVEDFEAGKIKVIGFKIPSESKFIGKSLKNLDLTKPKILIGAIHRGEKVIIPSGDSIIKKGDIIFLPVKEGDVQTVANSIGGATQPAKRIMILGGGRIGFYVAKAMEERDVSLKIIEMDSERCKFLSQSLKKSVILHGDGSDQKLLEEENIADMDAFAAISNNEELNIMSSLLAKSLGAKKVITIVNKTDYLPLANSLGIEAVLSPRLITAGTILRYIRRGDILSLTAIAEDKAEIIEARVRAGSVLDGKTLLEAELPDKSLIGAIIRDTDIVIPSGSDKIFKEDKLIIFTLRESVRQVEELLQ